One window of the Chiloscyllium plagiosum mitochondrion, complete genome genome contains the following:
- the ND6 gene encoding NADH dehydrogenase subunit 6: MIYFMSVMMIGLILGLMAVASNPSPYYAALGLVMAAGMGCGLMVGYGGSFLSLVLFLIYLGGMLVVFVYTAALAAEPYPEAWGDWSVLLYVGIYLMSVIFVGKYFAVDWYNMNWVGVEENSGLDMVRGDFGGVALLYSCGGWMLLLGGWVLLLALFVVLELTRGLSWGALRVVS, translated from the coding sequence ATGATTTATTTTATGTCCGTAATGATAATTGGTTTAATTTTAGGTTTAATAGCTGTAGCATCAAATCCTTCTCCTTATTATGCTGCTTTAGGGTTGGTGATGGCTGCTGGGATAGGTTGTGGGTTAATGGTGGGTTATGGGGGTTCTTTTTTATCTTTAGTATTATTTTTGATTTATTTGGGGGGGATGCTGGTAGTTTTTGTTTATACGGCAGCTTTAGCTGCTGAACCTTATCCTGAAGCGTGAGGTGATTGGTCGGTTTTGTTATATGTAGGTATTTATTTAATGAGTGTGATTTTTGTTGGGAAATATTTTGCGGTTGATTGGTATAATATGAATTGGGTCGGAGTGGAGGAGAATAGTGGGTTGGATATAGTTCGGGGTGATTTTGGTGGGGTGGCTCTATTATATTCTTGTGGTGGATGAATGTTATTATTGGGAGGGTGGGTATTATTACTAGCTTTATTTGTGGTGTTGGAGTTAACTCGTGGTTTATCTTGGGGAGCTTTACGTGTAGTTAGTTAA